The genomic region GCGCGGCGGGCCGGGCAGCACCACGACCGTCGGCGGGCCGGCCACCACTACACCGGGCGCCGTGCCGACGGGATCGAGGACGTGCGCGCCCTCGGGCACCATGGCCTGCTTGCGGTTCGACGCGCGCACGGCCTCGGCGTCGACGTGGGGGAAGCGTGCCATCAGGCGGGCCACGATGTCGCCGATCATCTCCTCGAGCCGGTTGTCCAACACCAGGTCTCGCCCCATGAACCGGGCGACGGTCTGCACGGTGAGGTCGTCGGCGGTCGGCCCGAGCCCACCGGTGGTGACGATCAGGTCGACGCCTTCGTCGGCGAGGAACCTCAGCTGGGCCTCGATGTCACCGGGCCGGTCACCACAGATCGTGATGTGCGCAAGGTCGACGCCCAGCTCGAGGAGTCGGTCGGCCACCCACGGCCCGTTGAGGTCCTGGACCCGGCCGGTGAGGACCTCGGTTCCGGTGACGACGATGCCCGCGCGTGCGCTCACGAGCTACGACACTACGCATCCGGCACGACGACGTGGTGCCCCGGTAATGTCGTTACCCATGACTGCGCCGAAGTCGCTTCGCGAGTTGTTCGATCAGCTCGGGCTGACCGAGGTGCCCGGCGACGACGGCACCGTCGTGATGGAGATGCCCGTCGACGAGCGGACCGTCAACACCGCGGGTGGTTTGCAGGGGGGCCTGGTCGCCACGATGGCAGATGTCACCGCCGGTCAACTCGCGGCGCGAGCCACCCCGTTCGGCCACGCGATCGCCACCACGGACCTGTTCATCCGCTATCTGCGGCCCATCAAAGTCGGGCCTGCGCGTGCGGTCGCCCGGATCCTGCGGACGGGCAAGCGCTCAGTGGTGGTGCAGGTCGACATCTACCGCGCCAACGACGACGAGATCGGCGCGACCGCGACCGTCAACTTCGCCGCCGTCGACTGAAGCGGCGAGCGGCTACCTGTGCGGGACGTCGTTGGTCAGACCGCCGTCCATGACGTACTCCGCGCCGGTCGAGTAGCGGGACTCGTCGCTGGCCAGGAAGACCACGAACGTCGCGACCTCCTCCGGTTGACCCGGCCGCCCGAGGGGGATGCGCAGCATGTTATCGGGGAAGTGCTTGGTCATCGGGGTGCGGATGAACCCGGGGTGCACGGAGTTGACGCGGATGTTGTGCGGCCCGAGTTCGAGCGCCGCCGACTTCGTCAGCCCGCGCACCGCCCACTTCGACGCGACGTACGGGTGCACCATCACCGCGCCGCGCAGGCCCTCGATCGACGAGATGTTGATGATCGACCCGCCGCCTGCGGCCTTCATCGCCTCGACGGAATGCTGCATGCCGAGGAAGGTGCCGGTGAGGTTGACGTCGATGACCTTCTGCCACTTGGCCATGTCGAACTGGCCGATCTGGCCCAGCGCCACCGTGCCCGCGTTGTTGACCAACACGTTGAGCTTGCCGAAGTCGTTGACCGCGGTGGCCACGGCGGCCTCCCACTGGTCGGCCTGCGTGACGTCGAGGTGCACGTAGCGGGCCGACTCGCCGATCTCGTCGGCCAGCGCCTTGCCCTTGTCGTCGAGGATGTCGCCGATCACCACCTTGGCGCCCTCGGCGACCAGTGCCCGGGCGTCGGCGGCGCCCATCCCCTGCGCGCCGCCACTGATCAGTGCCACCTTGTCGTCCACGCGTCCCATGGGGCGTCAGGCTACCGCACCGCATCAGCGAACTAGAACCTGTTCCAATTTGGGTACGCACCACGCATACTGCTGGCCATGGCTATTCGCGTCGCGCTCGTGGGAACCGGCAACTGCGGCAGTCTCGCGCTGCGTCAACTCATCACCGATGCGCGATTCGAGCTTGTCGGTGTGGGGGTGTCGTCGGACGCGAAGGTCGGCAAGGACGCCGGCGAGTTGGCCCGGCTCGACGTGACCACGGGGGTCACCGCGGGCAACGACCTCGACGCGATCATCGCGGCCAAGCCCGACTGTGTCGTCTACTGCGCGATGGGCGACACTCGGCTGCCCGAGGCGATGGCCGACGTCCGGCGCATCCTCGCGGCAGGCATCGATGTCGTCGGCTCGGCGCTCGGTGTCCTGCAGTACCCGTGGGGCGTGATCCCCGACAAGTACATCCAGCGGGTCGAAGAGGCTGCGCAAGAAGGCGATTCGACGGTGTTCATGACGGGCGTCGACCCGGGCTTCGTGACGGACCTGCTGCCGCTCGCCCTGGCGGGCACGTGCCAAAGCGTCCAGCACATCCGCACCATGGAGATCGCCGACTACGCCACCTACGACGGGGCGACGGTGATGTTCGACGTGATGGGCTTCGGCCGGAAGGTCGGGGAACCGGGTGACCTGCCGATGCTGTATCAGCCCGGCGTGCTGAGCATCGCCTGGGGCACGGCCATCCGCCAGCTCGCCGCCGGCCTCGGTGTCGAACTCGACGAGATCCGCGATTCCGTGGAGCAGGAACCCGCCCCCGAGGACTTCGACGTCGCCGTCGGCACCATCAAGAAGGGCACGATGGCCGCGGTGCGGTTTCTGATCGAAGGGATGGTCAACGGCGATCCGGTGATCGTCGTCGAACACGTGACGCGGCTGCGCGGCGACCTGCGGCCGGACTGGGCGCAGCCCGCGCAGCCCGGGGGCTCCTACCGGGTCGAGATCGTCGGTGAACCCTCCTACACCATGGACATCTGCCCGACGAGCCGCAACGGTGACCACAACTACGCCGCGATCCTGGCTGCGGCGGGCCGCATCGTCAACGCGATTCCCGACGTCGTGGCCGCGCCCGCAGGCATCCGCACCACGCTGGACATGCCGCTCGCCACCGGGAAGGGTGTGTACTCCGCTCAGTAGGCTGGAGCGCGTCATGGATGCGCAACCCGCAGCAGCCGATCCGATCGCCGAGATCGCCGCCAGCCCCCCGGGGCCGCATGTGGGTGCGTTCTTCGACCTCGACGGGACGCTGGTCGACGGGTTCACCGCCACCCATCACGCCGCCGACCGGATCCGCCGCAGGCAGGCGCGCATCGGCGAGGTGCTCGGCGTGGTCGAGGCGTCGGTGCGATACCGCCTGGGCCGCATGCAGTTCGAGCGGCTGCTGACCCGGGCGGCCGGCTACCTGCACGGCGAGTCGCTCGCCGAACTCGACGAGTTGGGCGAACGCATCTTCATCGAACGGGTAGCAGCGCGCGTGTTTCCCGTCATGCACGAGATCGTGCAGGCGCATCAGGACCGCGGGCACACCGTGGTGCTCAGCAGCTCGGCGCTGACCATTCACGCCGAACCGGTGGCCCGGTTCACCGGGATCACCGAGGTGCTGTGCAACCACTTCGAGGTCGACGACGCCGGGCGGCTCACCGGCCGGATCGCCAGGCCGGTGATCTGGGGACGCAACAAGTCCAGCGCCGTTCAGCGCTTCTGTGAGGCCAATGACGTTGGGCTGCAACACAGTTACTTCTACGCCGATGGTGACGAAGACGCGGCGCTGATGGTGCTGGTCGGCAACCCACGGCCGGTGAACCCGCGACCGGCACTGGCGGCGATGGCCGCCGAACACGGGTGGCCGGTGCTGCGGGTCCAGGGTTCGGGCAACCGTAGACGGGTGTCGTTGCGCCGGCTCATCGGCTACGACTGAGGCGCGAGGTGAAGCGGGGACCCGAATAGCCGTCGAGCCCCCTACTTGCCCCGACGGCACCTCCGGGTACTAAACTAGAACACGTTTCAATTCGTGAGCGGCCCACCAAGGAGCAGGCATGCGCACCCCCATCTGCGACGACCTCAACATCGAGTATCCGATCTTCGCGTTCACCCACTGCCGGGACGTGGTGGTCGCTGTGAGCAAGGCCGGCGGCTTCGGCGTGCTCGGCGCGGTCGGTTACACCCCCGAGCAACTCGAGATCGAGTTGAAGTGGATCGACCAGAACATCGGCGACCACCCATACGGCGTCGACATCGTCATCCCGAA from Mycobacterium sp. IDR2000157661 harbors:
- a CDS encoding glucose 1-dehydrogenase, producing MGRVDDKVALISGGAQGMGAADARALVAEGAKVVIGDILDDKGKALADEIGESARYVHLDVTQADQWEAAVATAVNDFGKLNVLVNNAGTVALGQIGQFDMAKWQKVIDVNLTGTFLGMQHSVEAMKAAGGGSIINISSIEGLRGAVMVHPYVASKWAVRGLTKSAALELGPHNIRVNSVHPGFIRTPMTKHFPDNMLRIPLGRPGQPEEVATFVVFLASDESRYSTGAEYVMDGGLTNDVPHR
- a CDS encoding HAD family hydrolase; protein product: MDAQPAAADPIAEIAASPPGPHVGAFFDLDGTLVDGFTATHHAADRIRRRQARIGEVLGVVEASVRYRLGRMQFERLLTRAAGYLHGESLAELDELGERIFIERVAARVFPVMHEIVQAHQDRGHTVVLSSSALTIHAEPVARFTGITEVLCNHFEVDDAGRLTGRIARPVIWGRNKSSAVQRFCEANDVGLQHSYFYADGDEDAALMVLVGNPRPVNPRPALAAMAAEHGWPVLRVQGSGNRRRVSLRRLIGYD
- a CDS encoding PaaI family thioesterase, whose amino-acid sequence is MTAPKSLRELFDQLGLTEVPGDDGTVVMEMPVDERTVNTAGGLQGGLVATMADVTAGQLAARATPFGHAIATTDLFIRYLRPIKVGPARAVARILRTGKRSVVVQVDIYRANDDEIGATATVNFAAVD
- a CDS encoding NAD(P)H-dependent amine dehydrogenase family protein: MAIRVALVGTGNCGSLALRQLITDARFELVGVGVSSDAKVGKDAGELARLDVTTGVTAGNDLDAIIAAKPDCVVYCAMGDTRLPEAMADVRRILAAGIDVVGSALGVLQYPWGVIPDKYIQRVEEAAQEGDSTVFMTGVDPGFVTDLLPLALAGTCQSVQHIRTMEIADYATYDGATVMFDVMGFGRKVGEPGDLPMLYQPGVLSIAWGTAIRQLAAGLGVELDEIRDSVEQEPAPEDFDVAVGTIKKGTMAAVRFLIEGMVNGDPVIVVEHVTRLRGDLRPDWAQPAQPGGSYRVEIVGEPSYTMDICPTSRNGDHNYAAILAAAGRIVNAIPDVVAAPAGIRTTLDMPLATGKGVYSAQ